One window of the Salvelinus sp. IW2-2015 linkage group LG10, ASM291031v2, whole genome shotgun sequence genome contains the following:
- the fhl5 gene encoding four and a half LIM domains protein 5 isoform X2 translates to MEYKGNSWHETCFLCHRCQQPIGTKSFIPKDNGYFXVSCFEKQFAYQCCACKKAITTGGVTYNDKPWHRECFXCIGCKKQLSGQRFTSRENYPYCLDCFSNLYAKKCVGCTKPITSLAGAKYISFEERQWHSECFTCMQCSVSLVGRGFLTQRDDILCTDCGREK, encoded by the exons ATGGAGTACAAGGGGAACAGCTGGCATGAGACCTGCTTCCTGTGCCACCGCTGCCAGCAGCCAATAGGAACCAAGTCCTTCATCCCCAAAGACAACGGCTACTTCTGRGTGTCCTGTTTTGAGAAGCAATTTGCCTATCAGTGCTGTGCCTGTAAAAAA GCCATCACGACCGGTGGGGTGACCTACAACGACAAACCCTGGCACCGTGAGTGTTTCRTGTGCATCGGCTGTAAGAAGCAGCTATCAGGACAGCGTTTCACCTCCAGAGAGAACTACCCCTACTGCCTGGACTGCTTTAGCAACCTCTATGCCAAGAAGTGTGTGGGTTGCACCAAACCCATCACCA GTCTGGCAGGAGCCAAGTACATCTCTTTTGAGGAGCGCCAGTGGCACAGCGAGTGTTTCACCTGTATGCAGTGCTCTGTGTCTCTAGTGGGCCGTGGCTTCCTCACCCAGCGTGACGACATCCTGTGCACCGACTGCGGCAGAGAGAAGTAA